One region of Cinclus cinclus chromosome 1, bCinCin1.1, whole genome shotgun sequence genomic DNA includes:
- the GATA6 gene encoding transcription factor GATA-6, which yields MAVAEGGWCAVKRCAADAGASSCPFATREPRPSPPSPSSSSGSQGERCSSKTPRPETDDSHRPAPPPPPAAEGRSLLAPYVHFGTPHPSGRPSWEDILLFADLDQTNKLIWSSRGPKLSALGAEQPEEMYQTLAISAAQGPTPYDGSPGGFMHSTASSPVYVPTTRVGSMLPTLPYLQGSGAAQPSHPGGGHAVWSQPAAESPSYSSGGGSHPSGRFPYSPSPPVANGASREPGAYSNSLGARDQYSPLARPLNGSYPGPYTSYVGPQLAPAWPTAPFENSMLHCLQGRAAPIPVRAPSAELLEDLSESRECVNCGSIQTPLWRRDGTGNYLCNACGLYTKMNGLSRPLIKPQKRVPSSRRMGLSCANCHTTTTTLWRRNAEGEPVCNACGLYMKLHGVPRPLAMKKEGIQTRKRKPKNINKSKACSGNSTTAVPMTPTSTSSTNSDDCSKTASPGAQTAASGASSSVMSGPGESTSPESSNLKYSAQDGLYTGVSLSSTAEVTASVRQDPWCALALA from the exons ATGGCCGTGGCTGAAGGCGGCTGGTGCGCGGTGAAGCGGTGCGCTGCGGACGCCGGTGCTTCCTCCTGTCCCTTCGCGACCAGGGAGCCGCGCCCGTCTCCTCCTtcgccctcctcctcctccggctCCCAGGGTGAACGCTGCTCCTCCAAGACTCCTCGGCCGGAGACCGACGACAGCCACCGGCCGGCCCctccgccgccccccgccgccgaGGGCAGGTCGCTGCTCGCCCCCTACGTGCACTTCGGGACCCCGCACCCCTCCGGCCGTCCCAGCTGGGAGGACATCCTGCTCTTCGCGGACTTAGACCAAACCAACAAGCTGATCTGGTCCAGCCGCGGCCCCAAGCTGAGCGCCCTCGGCGCCGAGCAGCCTGAGGAGATGTACCAGACCCTCGCCATCTCGGCCGCCCAGGGCCCCACGCCTTACGACGGATCTCCGGGCGGCTTCATGCACTCCACGGCCAGCTCGCCCGTCTACGTGCCCACGACCCGCGTGGGCTCCATGCTGCCCACGCTGCCGTACCTGCAGGGCAGCGGGGcggcccagcccagccaccCGGGCGGCGGCCACGCCGTCTGGTCCCAGCCGGCCGCGGAAAGCCCTTCGTacagcagcggcggcggctccCACCCCTCGGGCCGCTTTCCCTATTCCCCAAGCCCGCCGGTGGCCAACGGGGCCTCCCGGGAGCCCGGCGCCTACAGCAACAGCCTGGGCGCCAGGGACCAGTACAGCCCCCTGGCCCGGCCGCTCAATGGCTCCTACCCGGGGCCTTACACGTCCTACGTGGGGCCGCAGCTCGCCCCTGCCTGGCCCACGGCGCCCTTCGAGAACTCCATGCTGCACTGCCTCCAGGGCCGGGCCGCCCCCATCCCCGTCCGGGCACCCAGCGCAG AGTTGCTGGAGGACCTGTCCGAGAGCCGGGAGTGCGTCAACTGCGGCTCCATCCAGACCCCGCTGTGGAGGAGGGACGGCACCGGCAACTACCTGTGCAACGCCTGCGGGCTCTACACCAAAATGAACGGCCTCAGCCGGCCCCTCATCAAGCCCCAAAAGAGAGTG CCTTCATCGCGGCGGATGGGCTTGTCCTGTGCCAACTGCCACACCACGACCACCACCCTGTGGCGCAGGAACGCTGAGGGCGAGCCCGTCTGCAATGCCTGTGGCCTCTACATGAAGCTCCATGGG gtTCCTCGTCCTCTTGCTatgaaaaaagaaggaattcagACAAGGAAGCGAAAACCTaagaatataaataaatcaaagGCATGCTCTG GTAACAGTACTACTGCAGTTCCTATGACTCCGACATCCACATCTTCTACTAACTCAGATGACTGTAGCAAAACTGCTTCTCCCGGTGCACAGACTGCAGCCTCCGGG GCGAGCTCATCGGTGATGTCTGGCCCGGGAGAGAGCACCAGTCCTGAAAGCAGCAACCTTAAGTATTCAGCTCAAGATGGGCTGTATACAGGAGTCAGCCTGTCCTCCACGGCCGAAGTGACAGCATCTGTGAGACAGGACCCCTGGTGTGCCCTGGCTCTGGCGTGA